In the Nicotiana tabacum cultivar K326 chromosome 16, ASM71507v2, whole genome shotgun sequence genome, one interval contains:
- the LOC107787046 gene encoding protein SHI RELATED SEQUENCE 1-like isoform X1 codes for MSGFFTLGGGGGGGNKEQEQEQDQLATNSFLLFKNEEIYNKGFELWQQYYQLHQQRAQTPQHQVQEMDFSVGVGPSNNRRIISGSSSSSGNNNIVGDDNNNNNNHNYSNSFRVMRATGGSSSSGVGGMNCQDCGNQAKKDCPHLRCRTCCKSRGFQCQTHVKSTWVPAAKRRERQQQLAALQQHNQQQQTQQLSLRADSNIIPKRLRENTSSSLACTRLPAISSGLEVGGHFPAEVSSQAVFRCVKVSAIDDAEDQFAYQTAVNIGGHLFKGILYDQGPEGRYSGGGGESSSGSAAAQQALNFITGATTSTTAAAATSHQQQHGTMFDPSVYPTPINAFMAGTQFFPPPRP; via the exons ATGTCTGGTTTTTTTACACTAGGtggtggaggtggaggtggaaataaagaacaagaacaagaacaagaTCAATTAGCTACGAATAGTTTTCTTTTATTCAAGAACGAAGAGATCTACAACAAGGGTTTTGAATTATGGCAACAGTACTATCAGTTGCATCAACAAAGAGCACAAACCCCACAACATCAAGTGCAAGAGATGGATTTCTCAGTTGGAGTGGGACCCAGTAACAACAGAAGAATTAtcagtggtagtagtagtagtagcggAAATAACAATATTGTCggtgatgataataataataataataatcataattaTAGTAATTCTTTTAGGGTAATGAGGGCAACAGGGGGAAGTAGTAGTAGTGGAGTTGGGGGTATGAATTGTCAAGATTGTGGTAATCAAGCTAAGAAAGATTGTCCACATTTGAGATGTCGAACTTGTTGTAAGAGCAGAGGATTTCAGTGTCAAACTCACGTTAAAAGTACTTGGGTTCCTGCTGCTAAAAGACGTGAAAGACAACAACAACTTGCTGCTTTGCAACAacataatcaacaacaacaaactcaacaGTTGAGTTTGAGAGCTGATTCTAATATTATTCCCAAAAGGCTAAGAGAGAACACCAGCTCCTCTCTTGCTTGTACGCGTTTGCCCGCCATCTCGTCAG GGTTAGAGGTAGGTGGTCATTTTCCAGCAGAAGTGAGTTCTCAAGCAGTCTTTCGCTGCGTAAAAGTTAGTGCAATTGACGATGCAGAAGATCAATTTGCTTATCAAACGGCTGTTAATATTGGAGGCCATTTATTCAAAGGAATTTTATATGATCAAGGGCCAGAGGGTCGATATAGTGGTGGTGGTGGAGAGAGTTCATCAGGTAGTGCCGCAGCTCAACAAGCGCTGAATTTTATCACCGGCGCCACCACTTCCACCACCGCAGCTGCCGCCACGAGTCACCAGCAACAACATGGTACAATGTTCGATCCTTCCGTATATCCAACTCCTATTAATGCTTTCATGGCCGGTACGCAATTCTTTCCACCGCCAAGACCTTAA
- the LOC107787046 gene encoding protein SHI RELATED SEQUENCE 1-like isoform X2 — protein MSGFFTLGGGGGGGNKEQEQEQDQLATNSFLLFKNEEIYNKGFELWQQYYQLHQQRAQTPQHQVQEMDFSVGVGPSNNRRIISGSSSSSGNNNIVGDDNNNNNNHNYSNSFRVMRATGGSSSSGVGGMNCQDCGNQAKKDCPHLRCRTCCKSRGFQCQTHVKSTWVPAAKRRERQQQLAALQQHNQQQQTQQLSLRADSNIIPKRLRENTSSSLACTRLPAISSEVGGHFPAEVSSQAVFRCVKVSAIDDAEDQFAYQTAVNIGGHLFKGILYDQGPEGRYSGGGGESSSGSAAAQQALNFITGATTSTTAAAATSHQQQHGTMFDPSVYPTPINAFMAGTQFFPPPRP, from the exons ATGTCTGGTTTTTTTACACTAGGtggtggaggtggaggtggaaataaagaacaagaacaagaacaagaTCAATTAGCTACGAATAGTTTTCTTTTATTCAAGAACGAAGAGATCTACAACAAGGGTTTTGAATTATGGCAACAGTACTATCAGTTGCATCAACAAAGAGCACAAACCCCACAACATCAAGTGCAAGAGATGGATTTCTCAGTTGGAGTGGGACCCAGTAACAACAGAAGAATTAtcagtggtagtagtagtagtagcggAAATAACAATATTGTCggtgatgataataataataataataatcataattaTAGTAATTCTTTTAGGGTAATGAGGGCAACAGGGGGAAGTAGTAGTAGTGGAGTTGGGGGTATGAATTGTCAAGATTGTGGTAATCAAGCTAAGAAAGATTGTCCACATTTGAGATGTCGAACTTGTTGTAAGAGCAGAGGATTTCAGTGTCAAACTCACGTTAAAAGTACTTGGGTTCCTGCTGCTAAAAGACGTGAAAGACAACAACAACTTGCTGCTTTGCAACAacataatcaacaacaacaaactcaacaGTTGAGTTTGAGAGCTGATTCTAATATTATTCCCAAAAGGCTAAGAGAGAACACCAGCTCCTCTCTTGCTTGTACGCGTTTGCCCGCCATCTCGTCAG AGGTAGGTGGTCATTTTCCAGCAGAAGTGAGTTCTCAAGCAGTCTTTCGCTGCGTAAAAGTTAGTGCAATTGACGATGCAGAAGATCAATTTGCTTATCAAACGGCTGTTAATATTGGAGGCCATTTATTCAAAGGAATTTTATATGATCAAGGGCCAGAGGGTCGATATAGTGGTGGTGGTGGAGAGAGTTCATCAGGTAGTGCCGCAGCTCAACAAGCGCTGAATTTTATCACCGGCGCCACCACTTCCACCACCGCAGCTGCCGCCACGAGTCACCAGCAACAACATGGTACAATGTTCGATCCTTCCGTATATCCAACTCCTATTAATGCTTTCATGGCCGGTACGCAATTCTTTCCACCGCCAAGACCTTAA
- the LOC142170614 gene encoding secreted RxLR effector protein 161-like: MVTVRSIIALAAMNQWPLFQMDVYNAFLQGDPEEEVYMSAKGILLCQSKYDLELIAKLGLSGAKPAITPMEQNKRLTTVEYDEHCHLDNDPTLADVKIYQRLIRKLLYLTLTRPDIAYSVQTLSQFMQAPKQSHLEAAYRVVRYAKNEPGFGILISTDRDMTLSAHCNADGASCPNSKESVTGYLVKFGGSLISWKSKKQAVVARSSAESEYRSMALTVSELIWLVGMFRE; the protein is encoded by the exons ATGGTCACAGTGAGATCAATCATTGCATTGGCTGCTATGAACCAATGGCCTCTTTTCCAAATGGATGTTTACAATGCATTTCTTCAAGGTGACCCTGAGGAAGAAGTTTACAT GTCAGCAAAAGGAATTCTTTTATGCCAAAGTAAGTATGATCTAGAGCTTATAGCAAAATTGGGACTGTCTGGTGCCAAGCCTGCCATTACACCAATGGAACAAAACAAACGACTTACAACTGTTGAGTATGATGAACATTGTCACTTAGACAATGATCCAACACTAGCAGATGTAAAGATCTATCAAAGGTTGATTAGAAAGCTTTTATACTTGACCTTGACAAGACCCGATATTGCTTATAGTGTACAGACTCTAAGTCAATTTATGCAAGCTCCCAAGCAGTCCCATCTTGAAGCAGCGTACAGGGTAGTCAGGTATGCGAAGAATGAGCCAGGGTTTGGAATCCTTATAAGTACAGATAGGGACATGACTCTTAGTGCACATTGTAATGCAGACGGGGCAAGTTGTCCTAACTCCAAAGAATCAGTTACTGGGTACCTTGTGAAGTTTGGTGGATCATTGATATCTTGGAAATCTAAGAAGCAGGCCGTAGTGGCAAGGAGTTCAGCAGAATCTGAGTATAGAAGCATGGCCTTGACTGTGTCTGAGTTGATATGGTTGGTTGGAATGTTCAGAGAGTAG